DNA sequence from the Treponema sp. OMZ 838 genome:
CATTGGATTTAATGGTAAATTTTATACATTCCCGTATTTCTGCACATTTTTATTAAAACGATATATGCTGGAAAAAATCGGTTCAAAACAAAAATATTTACAGGAGCGATACTTGACATAGCACTCAATATCCTATATACTCGCCCTGTTATTTCAAGATATGGGCTATTAGCTCAGTAGGTAGAGCAACGCCCTTTTAAGGCGTGGGTCGATGGTTCGAATCCATCATAGCTCAAAAGACTGCAAGGGGGCTTGCAGTCTTTTTTTTTACGCTATTACTTTCGCTATGATAAATCACGAGGAGGACAAAAATTATGATAGCCCCAATAGAAGTAGAAGTTCGCAGCTACGAACTGGACGCATATAATCATGTAAACAATGCCATATATTTAAACTACTTGGAGTACGCCCGTATGGAATACCTACGCCGTATCGGTTTTGATTATGTCGGACTCATCGATGAAGGCTATATGCTTTATGTAACACATATCGACATTCATTACAAATATTCTGCGCGGCTTTACGATAAACTCCGTATTGACGTTACGCCCATCAAACTCGGCAAACTTTCGGGAACTTTCCGGCAGGTAATCACAAATCCGGAGGGTTTTGTCTGTGCTGAAGCCGAAGTTTCGTGGGGCTGTGTAGATAAAACCGGTAAGCCCGCAAAACTACCGGACAAGTATTTTGTTGGCGGCCTTGTCCCAGAGAAAAACTAGTTCATAATTTTTTATTTTATAGAAAATCTCTCGAGCCTCTGTTTTTAGAACTTTTCTTTAGATTTAATTTGCTTTACCACCATTACTCATTGCTTGCTGGACACATATCGGCAAAAGGGCTATACTTTTCATGTGTACGCAATATACACGTGGATCCGCTTATTTTTTACCTTCTAAAAGGCGGACAAGATAGGCGGATGTAATCTTTTGTCATAATAAGGAGAGTTTTGACAAAATGAACGAAAAAAGTACCATCCACACCCACCCAAGACAAGCAAAGAAGGCGCAGCCCGCCGCCAAAAAGACACGAAATCGTTTTTCTTTAAAAAAGAAACTTATTCTTATTTTCGGTCTTTTGATCGCACTTGCTTCATCTATTGAAGGATTTCTTGCCGTACATACAGCGCGTAGAGCGGTTCTCGAAAAAATAGAGACGCATCTTATCGATAAGGCAAATGATACTGCAGAAATTATTAACGGACGGATTACTGCATTTTTACAGTTTATTGAAGGTATTGCCCGTATGCCTCTTTTGAGGGATGCCGATGTCTCTGTAAAAGAAAAAGCAGACTTTTTGACTCGAGAGGTTGCTTTTAACACACGCCTCAAGGAAATGAATTTCAGCGATATAAATGGAAAATGTACCCTTCCTGACGGTTCGCTGGTAACCGTTGACGACCGTGAGTGGTTCCGTGCAGCTTTAAGCGGAAAGAAGTATTTTTCTGCTCCGTATATATCACGCGCGACTGGTGAATTGATCGCTGTCCTCTCTGTTCCTATTTATGATGAAAACAGAGCCGTTGCAGGTGTTCTCTCCGCAGATATTTCAGGTTTGTTGCTTTCCGGTGATATTGCAGACATCGTGATCGGTCAAACCGGCAATTGCTATATCTTAGATGATAAAGGCGTTATTATAGCTGACAAAGATTCTTCTCTGGTAGAAAATCAAGCTAATATTATTGAACAAGCTAAGACTAATGCCTCACTGGCGTCTACTGCAGCGTTTTTACAGCAAGTACTAACTACGACGACAAGCAGTGTTGACTATTATACCTATGAAGGGGAGAGCTATATTGCCTCATTTGCTAAAATCGCGTCGGTAAATTGGTCCGTAGTTGTACGTGCACCTGTCAAGGAGTTTTTAGGAACGGTCTATGCACTCCAGTTTTCTATGCTCATTATCGGTGTGATTATTTTGCTTTCAGCGATTGTTGTGGTGTATCTGGTTACCCATACAATCGTAAAACCTATTCACACTGCTGTTTCCGCTTTACAGGATATTGCCCAAGGCGAAGGCGACTTAACCGTCCGTTTGCCGCTGATAGGAAATGACGAAATCACGGATATGGCAGCGTATTTTAATGAAACTATTACAAAAATAGGCACATCAATCCGGACAGTCGGAATTAACAGTCAAAAAATGGAAGAAATCGGCGATGAACTTGCATCAAATATGACCGAAACGGCAAGTGCCGTCAACCAAATTAGTGCAAACATCGACAGTGTTAAACAGCAAGCTTTAACTCAGGCTGCCAGCGTTACCGAAACGGCATCAACCATTGAAGAAATTGTCCGAACTATTAAGCAGCTGAACGCCAGTATTGACACGCAGGCTGCAAGTGTCGCACAATCTTCATCTTCTGTAGAAGAGATGGTTGCAAATATCGCCTCTATCGGACAAACACTCGGAAAAACCGATGACGTAGTTAAAAGTCTTACAACAGCGACCGGCGACGGCAAAGCAACACTTGTTACCTCTAACACTGTAACACAGAAGATTGCAGAAGAATCCGGTTCTCTAATGGAAGCCAGCAGTGTTATTCAGCATATTGCTTCGCAAACCAATTTACTTGCAATGAATGCCGCAATAGAAGCAGCTCATGCAGGAGAGGCAGGTAAAGGCTTTGCCGTTGTTGCAGACGAAATCCGCAAACTCGCAGAAGAATCTTCGATGCAAGGGAAAACCATCACCACTACATTGAAAGCGCTCAGCGGTGAAATCGAAACACTCTCCACTTCATCCAAAACAGTAGAAGAAAAATTTAACGCAATTTTCAGCCTTGCCGAGCAGGTAAAAGAAATGAGTGCCAACCTAACCGAAGCGATGCGGGAGCAGGAAAACGGCAGCAGAGAGGTACTCACCGCTATTAAGAGTATTAATACGGTAACAATAGAAGTGCAAGCCGGTTCGGAAGAAATGCTGAAAGGCGGGGAAGGAGTGGCAGAAGAGATGCGTAAGCTCGACAACCTGACCCGCATCATCACCCAAAGTATGAACGAGATGGCCTCAGGCGCAGTACAGATTAACAATGCAGTGCAGGAAGTAAGCGAGATTACGCAGAAAAATAAGCATAGCATTGAGAATCTTGCAAAAGAAGTCTCAAAGTTTAAAGTGTAATATGTAAAACATAAGGTACCGCCACCGGATTGTTTTACTACATCCTGACATAGAGGAGTTTGAAATGTATAGTCGGAAAATTGAGCTTAAAAAGATAAATGCCCTTATATATGCACTGGTCTGTATTATGCTGTCGGGAAATGCCTGTACAGCGCAAGAAGGAAAAAGCGATTCACAGGGTACTGCGGAGATTGCTGATATGAAAGGTGCCGCGCTGGACACCATTATGAACGACAAGGCGGAAAAAGAGCAGTATCTTGTTATCGATGTGCGTGAAAAATACGAGTACGATGCAGGGCACGTTCGCTACGCAATCAACATCAGCCTTAACGATATCGGTAACAGACTGAGTGATATTGCAGACTGCAAGGATAAAAATATTATCGTTATTTGCAGAAGCGGAAGACGGAGCCGGGCAGCTGCAGAAATCTTACAAAAGAACGGATTTAAAAAACTGTTCAATGCGGATGGAGTCGGCAGCTATTCTTATAAATCGCTCACAAAAGTCGCAAATGTACGGGGAAAGCAGATGCAGGAGTTGGTAAATACCGGAAGCTATTCGGTAGTCGATGCCCGGGAACCTGCGGACTATGCCGTTTCGCATTTAAAGGGCGCGATATCGGGCAATGCGAATACCGTCGCTGAATTACTCCCCAAACTGCCTAAAGACAAACCGGTACTGACCTACTGTTATTCCGGCAACCGCTCTTTTGCCCTTGCGGAAAAATTAGCGGCTGCAGGATACACGGTGATAAACAGTTTAGACGGAACAAAAGAATACTCAGCCTTTGAATTGATAAAATAACGCAAAATGCGCCGCGTTTACTTACACTTCACCGGGGGCAAGTTGGGTTAAAATTTCGGTGTGGTCTTCAAAGATGGCAACCGTGTGCTCCATGTGGCAGGAACAGGACTTATCGGCGCTGACAACCGTCCATCCGTCGGCGCGGGTTTTAACATCCGCCGTACCGAGGTTAATCATCGGTTCAATCGCAATCACCATGCCGGGTACCAACCGAGGATTTGGCCCGCCGCGCTCCGGTACGTTCGGAATATTCGGTTCTTCATGTACTTTAAGCCCGACCCCATGGCCGCAGTATTCATATACAACGCCGTATTTATACTGCCGTGCCAAATCGTACACCGCGCGGGATATTGCATTTACACGCTTTCCCGCCTGACAAGCGGCGATACCCGCATAGAGACAATCGGTAGTAACCTTTAAGAGCTGGGCTCGTTCAGGGCTTACCTTCCCGACCGGTACCGTTACGCAGGAATCGCTGATGTATCCGTTGAGGTCAATACCGATATCCAGCGATACGAGGTCTCCTTCCTGTACGATTTTCTTTTTGCTGGGAATGCCGTGAATAACTTCTTCGTTGATGGAGATACAGGCTGCCCCCGGAAAATCTTCTGCATACCATGCGGGAATACCGCCGATGCTCTTAATGTACTCAACACAAAAGTCATCCAGCGCTTTAGTGGTTACGCCCGGCTGTACACGAGGAGTCAGCTCTTTAAAGAGCCGCGCCAATGCCTTACAGGATAGGCGGATACCGTCTATCTGTTCCTTTGTCTTAATCCGTATCATATATTCCTTACCTTTTGCGCAGCCTTATCGTCTTAGGAGGATACACCGGTTATCTTGTGTTAAGGATATCCGGCACACCGTTAACGCCAAAGCTGCTGCTGATAGTTTTTTTTCAACTTCGTTATACCGCGGATACGGGGATTCATACGCACGGACGCCGCCGCGCATCCGTCACCGGTGCTAAAATCACCCATCCGGTAATAAATTTCCGCCATCTTTTTTAATATCTCTGCATTATCCGCTTTACTCAACCCAAAATCCAGCGCGGCTTCGCAGCAATCGAGCAGTAAATCATCGGCAAGAGTATAGATGAGTTTCTCGCGGATAAGCTTGCGGGCTAAGATAAGCACTTCGGGGAAAAAATGGCGGAAATATGCCTGCTTCTGCTCTTCGCGGATAATCCGGTCAAGCAGCAAAAAAGACTCATAATAATGATCGCGGAAATACAATTCCTCTGCAAGAACAAAACCGCAATCCATAAAATCTCCCCTGCTAAAGTAATGGCGGAGCGAAAACGAAGGCTGTACTGACCGGAGCCGTAAAAACTCCTGTACCGCTTCGTCTTCTGCATTATGGAAAAGGTCAAAAAAAATCAGCGTAGCTCTGCTTTCAGGATCCGCCCGTTCTTTTAACCATGTGCGGTAATCAAAACTTTCACCTTTTTTGGCTGTCTTATTATAGAAAAAATCAAACTCCGCCCGACGTTTTACATCAAGCAATGCTTCATAGGCGCGGATAAGCCGCATCAGCGCCTGCTCATTTGCTTTTTTACCGCCGGTATTCCGAATATTATGCGGAATATCGGGATGCAATTCTTTAGCTTTTTTTCTAAATGCCCGTTTGATTTCTGGGGTCGAAGCAGAAGGAGAAATATCTAAAATCTTATAATAATCTTCTATTTCTAGAACTTGATGAGCTGATCGATTTCTGCATCCTTCTTCGCTATCCTGCTGTCCGCTTTCCGCCTTACTACCCAATATTTGCCCCCGCACGGCGAGCATCCGCAGCATTCCGCAATGTATCGAAGTAGTCAATCATAAAACCGCAGCTTTCCAATGCATTCATCACATTCCGGGTAAATTTATCCGAAAACAAGCCGCGGCTTACGGTCAGAACGCAGCCTTTACAGCCTTCTTTTAGGCCGTGTTCTTTTAGGATAGTTACAACAGCAGAATCGGGTTTGGAGGTAAAAAGCGGTTTTTCGGCGCAGAAAACGGCAACATACCCATACATATTAAGCCGATCGGTATCGGTCAGTGCATATCCATCCAAAATATGGAACTCATCGCACCGACTATGAGCTCCCTCTTTTAAGGCTTCCAGAAAAAGCTTGGTTTGAGCTGTTTTCCCTTTATCAAAATATACCAATACTGCTGTCATAAGCGATATAATAAAAAAAATAAATCTCTTGTGCAAGCAACCTTCATTATCCTGCGATTTTTATCTACTTTGCCAGACATGATTGCTTATCGTATATCAGTGTTCTAGTTGCTGCGAAGGTAGGCATCGCGGATTTCACAGAAATAGACGTAGTGAAAATCTTTCTTGGGATAACAGTCGATAATAACCTGCGGATCTAAAAACAAATCCATATCGAATTGACTTCGATAGAGTTTCCGGCATGATATGGTAAGCTTCGCTTCCTCAAATCCGATAACGGTATTGTCATGGAATACCGGCGTAAGCCCTGCACGAGCAGCCTTGTCTTCATCTCTTCCCGAAACAGTGCCGCAAATTTTAAGGGCTTCGCACATTTTTTCATCGGCAGTATCCAAAAAGGACACGCTCAAGTAATCTTCTTCTTCGGCAAATACCGCAGTATGCCGCTGCGGTCTGATAAACAAAGCAACCATCGGCCGGTTCCATAAATGCCCCATCAATGCCCACGATGCGGTCATAGTATTCCACTCGCCGCGCTCCGTTCCATGTCCGGCACTGACCAATACCCCGTGCTCCGCTAACGCAGAAAAAGGTTTAATTACCTTGTCTACTAATTCAGGTGTTACTTGTAAAGATTCAAACATACATTCCTCCCACTCAAAAAGATATACGGTTATTACTCATCGGTGACATCTTCTTTCTGTTCCATTGCTTCCCCTCTTTTAGAAAAGAATGAGACGGTTATATAACCGATAAGAAATACCGTTCCGGAAACAAGCCGCATCGTAAAAGGCTGACAACTGGTACTCGAATAGAGATAAAGTATCGAACCCGCAACCAAGCCGAGAATAAAAGCATACATCGGTGCAGGAAAGCGTTCCAGCAATACGGCAATCAGCCGTGCTCCGACAACGAGCCCTGCACCAACGCCAAGCGCAATAGGTATAAGCAATAGCATATTAAAATCCGCGACCGCTTGCAGCACTGTCGGGTATACGCCGAGAATCAACAACACAAATGAGCCGGAAATACCCGGAATCAGCATCGCAACCGCAGCCAAAGCTCCCATTAGCGCTAATTTAACCGCAAACGGCAGCGAAAAAACAGTAACAACGGCAGCTGCCTGTACACCGCGGCGCTGTAAGAAAAACATTCCCAGCATCAGCGCAAAACCGACCGCTCCGCAGCATAGCGTTCCATACAGCCATCCGGATTTTAGGGAACCATTCTCTGCAACTGCTGCAGCGGGAATGCCGGTACGAACCTTGCGGAACAAAAACGGTATACTTCCCGCCACAATCCCGATAAAAAAGGCACTGGTCTGCGCCGGATACGCGCGGTATAGCAGCGTAATCACCTTTGCAAACAGCACAATCCCCGCACCGATTCCCAAGGCAAGGCAAAGAATATCCTGCCAAGCCTCCTTTATCCGTTTAAAATTAAGCGAACTCAATATAATTAGTTTATCGTAGACATTACAAATTACCGCAATCGTGCCGCCGGAAACTCCGGGCACAACATTGGCAATTCCAATGAATACTCCGATGCAGAAAAGTTTTAGTAGTGAAATCATACCGTATAAACCTTATATTTTTTCATATTGATACCACAGCAGCACATTTCTACTACACTAAGCCGTGCACACACGGTTCCGGCCTTGTTCTTTTGCACAGTACAATGCTTCATCGGAATGCTTGAGTATATCTTGCACATTATCGTTATGGGCGCAGGGAACTAAGCCGATTGAACAGGAAACAGCCAGCTCAGGATGCTCGTTAAATCTGATGGCGTTTACTCCCTCGCAGACATTTCGACAGAGCGTTTCGGCACGTTCAAAATTTCCTCCGACGATAAAACAGAACTCATCGCCGCCGTACCGTATCAGTGTATCCTGATGGTCAAAGGTTTTCTTAAATACATCGGTAATTGCAAGTAAAATGTTGTCGCAGAATACACTTCCGTAGGTCTTATTCAAAGTGCCGAAACGGTCAACATCCACCATTGCAAAACTGGCGCCGGTGGTTTCAGTGTTCCGGCGGATAAGGTTTCCGATATTGTCATCCAGATAACGGCGGTTAAAGAGCCCGGTAAAGGGATCTGTAATAGCGCGCTTTTTGGCTTCGTCACCCCACTGGATAACCTGCGTCAAAAAGCTGTTTGTCCGCAAGAGGCGGGAAACCGTACTCGACAGCATTTGCTGTAAGATGGAAACGGCAATAACAGGATCGTTTACAATAATCTGAGAAAAGTCACGTGCTTTAAGCATAAAGCAGGAGGTGTTTTCCACCGCCGTACAAGAAGCTGAACGGGCTGTTTGCTCCAACAGCGACATTTCACCAAAAAAATCACCGGAACGCAGCCGTCCCAGTTCGATGTTTTCTTCTCCCGATTTTACCGAAATCGATATACATCCCTGCGCTATAATAAAAAGCTCCGAACCGATTTCGCCTTCATATACGAGGGTCTGACCTGCTTCTACCTCACAATAAAAGAGGGAAGAAAGAACAACTGCCATTTGATTGGGGGTTAAGCGTGAAAAAATAGATGTTTTGCGCAAAACTTCAAGCCACCGCTGTTTTACTTCGAGCATTATATATCCTCCGGAAATAAAATCATCGAACCGCCGCGTTGTCTGCCTATGAGCGGTATACCGGAACATCGCGTTACAATATCGGTATAAATTTTACCGTGCTGGGGGAAAAGAACAACACCGAGGCTCATACTTAAAAAGATTTTCTCCCCGTTAAAAATATGAGAAAGATCCAATGTTTCCAGCTCATTTTTAATTTTCTCTGCAAATGCTCGCGCAGAGTCCTTATCGGTATACACATGGGTAAGGACCGCAAATTCATTCCCTTCGTAACGCACTAAAACGGTATTTTCCGAAAAAGCTTTTTTTAGATGGCCGGCAATAAAGATAAGCGCGGTATCACCTGCTTCATGCCCGAAACTGTCGTTGATCTGCTTAAAGTTGTCCGGTTTCATCATAATGAGCGCAAAAGGTTCTTTGCAAAACTCTGCAAAAGATTCTTC
Encoded proteins:
- a CDS encoding thioesterase family protein; this translates as MIAPIEVEVRSYELDAYNHVNNAIYLNYLEYARMEYLRRIGFDYVGLIDEGYMLYVTHIDIHYKYSARLYDKLRIDVTPIKLGKLSGTFRQVITNPEGFVCAEAEVSWGCVDKTGKPAKLPDKYFVGGLVPEKN
- a CDS encoding cache domain-containing protein, whose protein sequence is MNEKSTIHTHPRQAKKAQPAAKKTRNRFSLKKKLILIFGLLIALASSIEGFLAVHTARRAVLEKIETHLIDKANDTAEIINGRITAFLQFIEGIARMPLLRDADVSVKEKADFLTREVAFNTRLKEMNFSDINGKCTLPDGSLVTVDDREWFRAALSGKKYFSAPYISRATGELIAVLSVPIYDENRAVAGVLSADISGLLLSGDIADIVIGQTGNCYILDDKGVIIADKDSSLVENQANIIEQAKTNASLASTAAFLQQVLTTTTSSVDYYTYEGESYIASFAKIASVNWSVVVRAPVKEFLGTVYALQFSMLIIGVIILLSAIVVVYLVTHTIVKPIHTAVSALQDIAQGEGDLTVRLPLIGNDEITDMAAYFNETITKIGTSIRTVGINSQKMEEIGDELASNMTETASAVNQISANIDSVKQQALTQAASVTETASTIEEIVRTIKQLNASIDTQAASVAQSSSSVEEMVANIASIGQTLGKTDDVVKSLTTATGDGKATLVTSNTVTQKIAEESGSLMEASSVIQHIASQTNLLAMNAAIEAAHAGEAGKGFAVVADEIRKLAEESSMQGKTITTTLKALSGEIETLSTSSKTVEEKFNAIFSLAEQVKEMSANLTEAMREQENGSREVLTAIKSINTVTIEVQAGSEEMLKGGEGVAEEMRKLDNLTRIITQSMNEMASGAVQINNAVQEVSEITQKNKHSIENLAKEVSKFKV
- a CDS encoding rhodanese-like domain-containing protein, coding for MYSRKIELKKINALIYALVCIMLSGNACTAQEGKSDSQGTAEIADMKGAALDTIMNDKAEKEQYLVIDVREKYEYDAGHVRYAINISLNDIGNRLSDIADCKDKNIIVICRSGRRSRAAAEILQKNGFKKLFNADGVGSYSYKSLTKVANVRGKQMQELVNTGSYSVVDAREPADYAVSHLKGAISGNANTVAELLPKLPKDKPVLTYCYSGNRSFALAEKLAAAGYTVINSLDGTKEYSAFELIK
- the map gene encoding type I methionyl aminopeptidase gives rise to the protein MIRIKTKEQIDGIRLSCKALARLFKELTPRVQPGVTTKALDDFCVEYIKSIGGIPAWYAEDFPGAACISINEEVIHGIPSKKKIVQEGDLVSLDIGIDLNGYISDSCVTVPVGKVSPERAQLLKVTTDCLYAGIAACQAGKRVNAISRAVYDLARQYKYGVVYEYCGHGVGLKVHEEPNIPNVPERGGPNPRLVPGMVIAIEPMINLGTADVKTRADGWTVVSADKSCSCHMEHTVAIFEDHTEILTQLAPGEV
- a CDS encoding J domain-containing protein, producing MLAVRGQILGSKAESGQQDSEEGCRNRSAHQVLEIEDYYKILDISPSASTPEIKRAFRKKAKELHPDIPHNIRNTGGKKANEQALMRLIRAYEALLDVKRRAEFDFFYNKTAKKGESFDYRTWLKERADPESRATLIFFDLFHNAEDEAVQEFLRLRSVQPSFSLRHYFSRGDFMDCGFVLAEELYFRDHYYESFLLLDRIIREEQKQAYFRHFFPEVLILARKLIREKLIYTLADDLLLDCCEAALDFGLSKADNAEILKKMAEIYYRMGDFSTGDGCAAASVRMNPRIRGITKLKKNYQQQLWR
- a CDS encoding flavin reductase family protein, with the translated sequence MFESLQVTPELVDKVIKPFSALAEHGVLVSAGHGTERGEWNTMTASWALMGHLWNRPMVALFIRPQRHTAVFAEEEDYLSVSFLDTADEKMCEALKICGTVSGRDEDKAARAGLTPVFHDNTVIGFEEAKLTISCRKLYRSQFDMDLFLDPQVIIDCYPKKDFHYVYFCEIRDAYLRSN
- a CDS encoding DUF368 domain-containing protein — protein: MISLLKLFCIGVFIGIANVVPGVSGGTIAVICNVYDKLIILSSLNFKRIKEAWQDILCLALGIGAGIVLFAKVITLLYRAYPAQTSAFFIGIVAGSIPFLFRKVRTGIPAAAVAENGSLKSGWLYGTLCCGAVGFALMLGMFFLQRRGVQAAAVVTVFSLPFAVKLALMGALAAVAMLIPGISGSFVLLILGVYPTVLQAVADFNMLLLIPIALGVGAGLVVGARLIAVLLERFPAPMYAFILGLVAGSILYLYSSTSCQPFTMRLVSGTVFLIGYITVSFFSKRGEAMEQKEDVTDE
- a CDS encoding GGDEF domain-containing protein, translated to MLEVKQRWLEVLRKTSIFSRLTPNQMAVVLSSLFYCEVEAGQTLVYEGEIGSELFIIAQGCISISVKSGEENIELGRLRSGDFFGEMSLLEQTARSASCTAVENTSCFMLKARDFSQIIVNDPVIAVSILQQMLSSTVSRLLRTNSFLTQVIQWGDEAKKRAITDPFTGLFNRRYLDDNIGNLIRRNTETTGASFAMVDVDRFGTLNKTYGSVFCDNILLAITDVFKKTFDHQDTLIRYGGDEFCFIVGGNFERAETLCRNVCEGVNAIRFNEHPELAVSCSIGLVPCAHNDNVQDILKHSDEALYCAKEQGRNRVCTA